A region of Streptomyces sp. WMMC500 DNA encodes the following proteins:
- a CDS encoding WD40 repeat domain-containing protein, with protein sequence MSTDLYGVRILSIAPDALSARLRVFVVYYDTHDRSHAPLPHDPSFFFRVLWEATRERPGDSFHPLRMLDTDQVLEPDWVAANSHRYVRRIKQVATRNHPVLPKKWADLHDFYYERKGAWQDEDLLVQADYDVEVTDRRWLESLRPGDGWGTTSYPTDSDQIPADDAPTVLDLREPALTLDVFAGGETDAGTPSDLAFSDDGQYLAMTSQACELVVLRTDDWSEHARVADSALWGQDIQWVPGTHRITGRVIEGGGTLDDEAPTRAYDVDTGTEVDVPPQPREARSRTGRYRVDGSRDRVEVLTSSGTARRLPLPGQGSVSDVCFTGDETRMFARQGKDVHVLDPETGHALGTLAVAGGPAVVRPDGEYVAACGPSSATRMEARLIDLWRVSDGELLMRCRTGGRYLSTLTWSPDGSMLAASVITGHEGYGGGVRIYRAGPPVEPPAHVEPTAADVRKMIKNTYLPRDLVFLYDRLAEREEDPAAVGRAYRDKATVLRGTGDLPGAAEALRRAVESGGISDALHASHELASVLVELREYDDAVAAARTAYRMAAERDLDRPRHRKNLVRVATGFADILHARGADGDADEEAEARAACRRALAHDTADAPGAPGATGAGEPG encoded by the coding sequence ATGTCCACCGACCTCTACGGCGTCCGCATCCTCTCCATCGCCCCCGACGCCCTAAGCGCACGCCTCCGCGTCTTCGTCGTCTACTACGACACCCACGACCGGAGCCACGCGCCCCTCCCCCACGATCCGAGTTTCTTCTTCCGCGTCCTCTGGGAAGCCACCCGCGAGCGCCCCGGCGACTCCTTCCACCCGCTGCGCATGCTCGACACCGACCAGGTCCTCGAACCCGACTGGGTGGCCGCGAACAGTCACCGCTACGTCCGCCGCATCAAGCAGGTCGCCACCCGCAACCACCCCGTACTCCCTAAAAAATGGGCAGACCTCCACGACTTCTACTACGAACGCAAGGGCGCCTGGCAAGACGAGGACCTCCTCGTGCAGGCCGACTACGACGTCGAGGTGACCGACCGCCGCTGGCTGGAGTCGCTGCGCCCCGGTGACGGCTGGGGCACCACCTCGTACCCGACGGACTCCGACCAGATACCGGCGGACGACGCCCCCACGGTCCTCGACCTACGCGAACCCGCCCTGACGCTCGACGTGTTCGCGGGCGGGGAAACCGATGCCGGTACGCCCAGCGACCTGGCCTTCTCCGACGACGGGCAGTACCTCGCGATGACCAGCCAGGCGTGCGAGCTGGTGGTGCTCCGCACCGACGACTGGAGCGAACACGCGCGCGTCGCGGACAGCGCCCTCTGGGGCCAGGACATCCAGTGGGTGCCCGGCACCCACCGGATCACCGGCCGCGTCATCGAGGGCGGCGGGACGCTGGACGACGAGGCTCCGACCCGCGCCTACGACGTGGACACCGGCACCGAGGTCGACGTCCCCCCGCAGCCGCGGGAGGCCCGCTCGCGCACCGGCCGGTACCGGGTCGACGGCTCCCGGGACCGGGTCGAGGTGCTGACCTCGTCCGGTACGGCGCGGCGCCTGCCTCTGCCAGGCCAGGGGTCCGTCTCGGACGTCTGCTTCACCGGCGACGAAACCCGGATGTTCGCCCGGCAGGGGAAGGACGTCCACGTCCTGGATCCGGAGACCGGGCATGCCCTGGGCACGCTCGCCGTAGCCGGCGGCCCGGCGGTCGTCCGGCCGGACGGGGAGTACGTCGCGGCCTGCGGTCCGAGTTCCGCGACGCGGATGGAGGCCAGGCTGATCGATCTGTGGCGGGTCTCCGACGGTGAGCTGCTGATGCGCTGCCGGACGGGCGGCCGTTACCTCTCCACCCTGACCTGGTCGCCCGACGGCAGCATGCTCGCGGCCAGCGTGATCACCGGGCACGAGGGGTACGGGGGCGGGGTGCGGATCTACCGCGCCGGGCCGCCCGTCGAGCCGCCGGCGCACGTGGAGCCGACGGCCGCCGACGTACGCAAAATGATCAAGAACACGTACCTCCCGCGCGACCTCGTCTTCCTCTACGACCGGCTGGCCGAACGCGAGGAGGACCCCGCCGCCGTCGGCCGGGCCTACCGGGACAAGGCCACCGTCCTACGGGGCACGGGCGACCTGCCCGGCGCCGCCGAGGCGCTCCGCAGGGCCGTGGAGTCCGGCGGGATCTCCGACGCCCTCCACGCCTCCCACGAACTCGCCTCGGTGCTCGTCGAACTGCGGGAGTACGACGACGCCGTGGCCGCCGCGCGCACGGCGTACCGCATGGCCGCCGAACGCGACCTCGACCGGCCGAGACACCGGAAGAACCTGGTCAGGGTGGCGACCGGGTTCGCGGACATCCTGCACGCCCGCGGGGCTGACGGCGACGCCGACGAGGAGGCCGAGGCGCGCGCCGCCTGCCGCCGGGCCCTCGCCCACGACACCGCCGACGCCCCAGGCGCCCCAGGCGCCACCGGCGCCGGCGAGCCCGGCTGA
- the hppD gene encoding 4-hydroxyphenylpyruvate dioxygenase, with the protein MTETIDQPAPQIRQDDPFPVKGMDAVVFAVGNAKQAAHFYSTAFGMKLVAYSGPENGSRETASYVLENGSARFVFTSVVKAATDRGRFLDAHVAEHGDGVIDLALEVPDARAAYAHAVAQGATGLEEPYELKDEHGTVVLAAIATYGQTRHTLVERTGYDGPYLPGYAAAEPLVAPPARRTFQAVDHCVGNVELGKMDEWVAFYNKVMGFTNMKEFVGDDIATEYSALMSKVVADGTLKVKFPINEPAPGKKKSQIDEYLEFYNSPGVQHIALATNDIVATVRTMRAAGVAFLGVPDAYYDTLGEWVGDTRVPLDELRELKILADRDEDGYLLQIFTKPVQDRPTVFFEIIERHGSMGFGKGNFKALFEAIEREQDKRGNL; encoded by the coding sequence ATGACCGAGACCATTGATCAGCCCGCTCCGCAGATCCGGCAGGACGACCCCTTCCCGGTGAAGGGGATGGACGCCGTGGTGTTCGCGGTCGGCAACGCCAAGCAGGCCGCCCACTTCTACTCCACCGCGTTCGGCATGAAACTGGTCGCGTACTCCGGACCGGAGAACGGCAGCCGCGAGACGGCCAGTTACGTCCTGGAAAACGGCTCCGCCCGTTTCGTCTTCACCTCCGTCGTCAAGGCCGCCACCGACCGCGGCCGGTTCCTCGACGCGCACGTCGCCGAGCACGGCGACGGCGTCATCGACCTCGCCCTCGAAGTCCCCGACGCCCGCGCCGCGTACGCGCACGCGGTCGCGCAGGGCGCCACCGGCCTGGAGGAGCCGTACGAGCTGAAGGACGAGCACGGCACCGTGGTGCTCGCCGCCATCGCGACGTACGGCCAGACCCGCCACACCCTCGTCGAGCGCACCGGCTACGACGGCCCGTACCTGCCGGGCTACGCGGCCGCGGAACCCCTGGTCGCGCCGCCGGCGCGGCGGACGTTCCAGGCCGTCGACCACTGCGTCGGCAACGTCGAGCTCGGGAAGATGGACGAGTGGGTGGCCTTCTACAACAAGGTCATGGGCTTCACGAACATGAAGGAGTTCGTGGGCGACGACATCGCCACCGAGTACTCCGCGCTCATGTCGAAGGTCGTCGCGGACGGCACGCTGAAGGTCAAGTTCCCGATCAACGAGCCGGCGCCGGGCAAGAAGAAGTCCCAGATCGACGAGTACCTGGAGTTCTACAACTCCCCCGGCGTGCAGCACATCGCGCTGGCCACGAACGACATCGTCGCCACGGTACGGACCATGCGCGCGGCCGGCGTCGCGTTCCTCGGCGTGCCGGACGCGTACTACGACACCCTCGGCGAGTGGGTCGGCGACACCCGCGTACCGCTCGACGAGCTGCGGGAGTTGAAGATCCTCGCCGACCGCGACGAGGACGGCTACCTGCTGCAGATCTTCACCAAGCCGGTGCAGGACCGGCCGACGGTGTTCTTCGAGATCATCGAGCGGCACGGCTCGATGGGCTTCGGAAAGGGCAACTTCAAGGCGCTGTTCGAGGCCATCGAGCGCGAACAGGACAAGCGCGGCAACCTCTGA
- a CDS encoding FAD-linked oxidase C-terminal domain-containing protein, which yields MSGQAAVGDEALITALRTGLPAAAVLTDPDVTASYAGDMAGFCPSGTPAAVVLPQTVEQVQHVMRTATSMRVPVVPQGARTGLSGAANADDGAIVLSFLKMDRIVEIDPVNRIAVVEPGVVNAALSRAVADQGLFYPPDPSSWESCTIGGNIGTGSGGLCCVKYGVTAEYVLGLDVVLPDGRLLTTGRRTAKGVAGYDLTRLFVGSEGSLGAVVGATLALKPAPGQQLALAAEFPSAAAACDAICRIMAGGHVPSLLELMDRTTVRAVNALTKMGLPETTEALLLAAFDTPDPAADLAALGALCTAAGATEVVPAADAAESELLLAARRAALPALEAMTGTTMIDDVCVPRSRLGAFLDGVAEIATTYDLTIGTCVHAGDGNTHPNVCFDPADEDESARARKSFDAIMALGLELGGTITGEHGVGLLKKEWLAKELGPVGLELQREIKAVFDPLGIMNPGKLF from the coding sequence ATGAGCGGTCAGGCAGCAGTCGGGGACGAGGCACTGATCACCGCACTCCGCACGGGCCTGCCCGCCGCGGCGGTGCTGACGGACCCGGACGTCACCGCGTCGTACGCGGGCGACATGGCCGGGTTCTGCCCCTCCGGCACGCCCGCGGCGGTGGTGCTGCCGCAGACGGTCGAGCAGGTGCAGCACGTGATGCGGACGGCGACGTCGATGCGCGTCCCCGTCGTCCCGCAGGGCGCCCGCACGGGCCTGTCGGGCGCGGCGAACGCGGACGACGGGGCGATCGTGCTGTCCTTCCTGAAGATGGACCGCATCGTGGAGATCGACCCGGTCAACCGGATCGCCGTCGTCGAACCCGGCGTCGTCAACGCCGCGCTCTCCCGCGCCGTCGCCGACCAGGGCCTCTTCTACCCGCCGGACCCGTCGAGCTGGGAGTCATGCACGATCGGCGGCAACATCGGCACCGGCTCCGGCGGCCTGTGCTGCGTGAAGTACGGCGTCACCGCGGAGTACGTCCTCGGCCTCGACGTCGTCCTCCCGGACGGCCGCCTGCTCACCACCGGCCGCCGCACCGCCAAGGGCGTCGCGGGCTACGACCTGACCCGCCTCTTCGTCGGGTCGGAGGGCAGCCTCGGCGCGGTGGTCGGCGCCACGCTGGCCCTCAAGCCGGCGCCCGGGCAGCAGTTGGCGCTGGCGGCGGAGTTCCCGTCGGCGGCGGCGGCGTGCGACGCGATCTGCCGCATCATGGCGGGCGGACACGTGCCGTCGCTGCTGGAGCTGATGGACCGTACGACGGTACGAGCCGTCAACGCCCTCACGAAGATGGGCCTCCCCGAAACCACCGAGGCCCTCCTCCTCGCCGCCTTCGACACCCCCGACCCGGCCGCCGACCTCGCCGCCCTGGGCGCCCTCTGCACGGCGGCCGGCGCCACGGAGGTCGTCCCGGCCGCGGACGCCGCCGAGTCGGAGCTGCTCCTCGCCGCCCGCCGCGCCGCCCTCCCGGCCCTGGAGGCGATGACCGGCACCACGATGATCGACGACGTCTGCGTCCCCCGCAGCCGCCTCGGCGCCTTCCTCGACGGCGTCGCCGAGATCGCCACGACGTACGACCTGACCATCGGCACCTGCGTCCACGCCGGCGACGGCAACACCCACCCGAACGTCTGCTTCGACCCGGCCGACGAAGACGAGTCGGCGCGGGCCCGGAAGTCGTTCGACGCGATCATGGCGCTGGGGCTGGAGCTCGGCGGCACGATCACGGGGGAGCACGGGGTGGGGCTGCTGAAGAAGGAGTGGCTGGCGAAGGAGCTGGGGCCGGTGGGACTGGAGTTGCAGCGGGAGATCAAGGCGGTCTTCGACCCGCTGGGCATCATGAACCCGGGCAAGCTGTTCTGA
- a CDS encoding GyrI-like domain-containing protein has translation MPPSDSKYDVKRVLKECYAPKNTDWALVDVPAQRFVAVDGRGDPNTSADYTHAVEALYSVAYTIKFASKRTLGRDFVVGPLEGLWWADRPEVFVTRDKAAWQWRMLISLPEWITDEFVEEARATALAKKGVDALPALPALRVETLHEGTSAQLLHVGPYDDEGPALARLHDEYLAANGLRMTGHHHEVYLSDPRRTRPEKLKTVLRQPVARAG, from the coding sequence ATGCCCCCTTCAGACAGCAAGTACGACGTCAAGCGCGTGCTCAAGGAGTGCTACGCGCCGAAGAACACCGACTGGGCCCTCGTCGACGTACCGGCGCAGCGCTTCGTCGCCGTCGACGGCAGGGGCGACCCCAACACCAGCGCCGACTACACGCACGCGGTCGAGGCGCTGTACTCGGTCGCGTACACGATCAAGTTCGCGAGCAAGCGCACCCTGGGCCGGGACTTCGTCGTCGGACCGCTCGAAGGGCTGTGGTGGGCGGACCGCCCGGAGGTGTTCGTGACGCGGGACAAGGCCGCGTGGCAGTGGCGCATGCTGATCAGCCTGCCCGAGTGGATCACGGACGAGTTCGTCGAGGAGGCCAGGGCGACGGCGCTGGCGAAGAAGGGCGTCGACGCGCTGCCCGCGCTTCCCGCGCTGCGCGTCGAGACGCTGCACGAGGGGACGAGCGCGCAGCTCCTGCACGTGGGCCCGTACGACGACGAGGGACCGGCGCTGGCCAGGCTCCACGACGAGTACCTGGCCGCGAACGGCCTCCGGATGACCGGGCACCACCACGAGGTCTACCTCAGCGACCCGCGACGCACCCGGCCGGAGAAGCTGAAGACGGTACTCAGGCAGCCGGTCGCACGGGCCGGGTGA
- a CDS encoding ATP-binding protein, protein MHAPTAEPALPALPVLSVLFSPTPRGARRARLLALHQLGEWGIPRDSSTAEAVAVVTAELAANAAVHGRLRGRYFRLRLHLQEHVVRIEVSDARPERPVPTAAMAGTTQTHADSDHGRGLVLVAAFAERWGCFQPHVAVKTVWAEVRR, encoded by the coding sequence ATGCACGCACCAACCGCCGAACCGGCCCTCCCCGCCCTCCCCGTCCTCTCCGTCCTCTTCAGCCCCACCCCCCGCGGCGCCCGCCGCGCCCGCCTCCTCGCCCTGCACCAGCTCGGCGAGTGGGGCATCCCCCGCGACAGCTCCACCGCCGAGGCCGTCGCCGTCGTCACCGCCGAGCTGGCCGCCAACGCGGCCGTGCACGGGCGGCTGCGGGGGCGGTACTTCAGGCTGCGGCTGCATCTGCAGGAGCACGTCGTACGGATCGAGGTCTCCGACGCCCGCCCCGAACGCCCCGTGCCCACCGCCGCGATGGCCGGTACGACCCAGACCCACGCGGACAGCGACCACGGGCGCGGGCTCGTCCTCGTCGCCGCGTTCGCGGAACGGTGGGGGTGCTTTCAGCCCCACGTCGCCGTCAAGACCGTCTGGGCCGAAGTCCGCCGGTAG
- a CDS encoding DUF6529 family protein has protein sequence MTSKTAHRSHRRPSPARGAFFVVGAALPVATAVVIWLVAEHHTPVYTTSLFGETGEAAVTLKARLGTALFGLAVVQVLLALWMYGLLPALSAGSRPVRLTHRVLGWGAFLLSVPIAIHCIRTYGVETTSTRVHLHSVMGCALYGAFVAKVLVVRSRRLPGWMLPAAGSALFVAIGVMWYSGALWVLNDFTVPGLE, from the coding sequence GTGACCTCGAAGACCGCTCACCGATCCCACCGCCGGCCCTCACCGGCACGCGGCGCCTTCTTCGTCGTCGGCGCCGCGCTGCCGGTGGCCACGGCGGTGGTGATCTGGCTGGTCGCTGAGCACCACACACCCGTCTACACGACGAGCCTCTTCGGCGAAACGGGCGAGGCCGCGGTCACCCTCAAGGCCCGCCTGGGCACCGCCCTGTTCGGCCTCGCAGTCGTCCAGGTCCTGCTGGCCCTCTGGATGTACGGGCTCCTGCCCGCCCTCTCCGCCGGGTCCCGCCCCGTGCGCCTCACGCACCGGGTGCTGGGGTGGGGAGCCTTCCTGCTGTCCGTGCCCATCGCCATCCACTGCATCCGCACCTACGGCGTGGAAACCACCAGCACCCGGGTCCACCTGCACTCCGTCATGGGCTGCGCGCTGTACGGAGCCTTCGTCGCCAAGGTCCTGGTGGTACGCAGCCGCCGTTTGCCCGGCTGGATGCTCCCCGCGGCGGGCAGCGCGTTGTTCGTCGCGATCGGGGTGATGTGGTACTCGGGAGCCCTGTGGGTCCTGAACGACTTCACCGTTCCCGGTCTGGAGTGA
- a CDS encoding helix-turn-helix transcriptional regulator, whose product MGNNNRRRGKRINDDDRPGSWVAYGKLLKFFRTKAGLTQEELADRMGYSPDHCASVEQGRRPAKGEFTERAEDVVEAGGVLAELQDEVDFAQLPTFFRDLAVLEKEAVIRFSYDPLVIPGLLQTEEYARTLLSGAYPPIDEETVEKLLTARLARQSLLTRRKPMVTFAFLIEEATLQRMVGGREVMRVQLRRLLECAELLNVEVQIMPSSRAVHVGLDGHMVLLETADGKQFVYVEAQGCVMSRVGRDQTSAFWLRYGSMRACALSTEESVRLIEQVAGEL is encoded by the coding sequence ATGGGGAACAACAACCGCCGCCGGGGAAAGCGCATCAACGACGACGACAGGCCGGGGAGCTGGGTCGCGTACGGCAAGCTGCTGAAGTTCTTCCGCACGAAGGCGGGGCTGACGCAGGAGGAGTTGGCCGACCGGATGGGGTATTCGCCGGATCACTGCGCGTCGGTGGAGCAGGGGCGGCGGCCGGCGAAGGGGGAGTTCACGGAGCGGGCGGAGGATGTGGTGGAGGCGGGGGGCGTGTTGGCGGAGTTGCAGGATGAGGTGGACTTCGCCCAGTTACCCACATTCTTCCGCGACTTGGCGGTGCTGGAGAAGGAGGCGGTGATCCGGTTCTCGTACGATCCGCTGGTGATCCCGGGCCTGCTTCAGACGGAGGAATACGCGCGGACACTGCTGAGCGGCGCATACCCACCCATCGACGAGGAGACGGTCGAAAAGTTGTTGACGGCACGCCTCGCGCGGCAGTCTCTGCTCACCCGCAGAAAGCCCATGGTGACGTTCGCCTTCCTCATCGAGGAGGCCACGCTGCAACGCATGGTGGGGGGTCGCGAGGTGATGCGAGTGCAGCTCCGCCGACTGCTGGAGTGCGCGGAGCTGCTGAATGTCGAGGTCCAGATCATGCCCTCATCACGAGCGGTGCATGTCGGCCTGGACGGGCACATGGTGTTGTTGGAAACGGCCGATGGTAAGCAGTTCGTCTACGTCGAGGCACAAGGCTGCGTGATGTCTCGGGTTGGCCGGGACCAGACGAGCGCCTTCTGGCTCCGTTACGGTTCAATGCGCGCATGCGCCCTCAGCACCGAGGAGTCGGTGCGCTTGATCGAGCAAGTGGCAGGAGAGCTATGA
- a CDS encoding Lrp/AsnC family transcriptional regulator: MIDQLDGRLLELLANEPRIGVLEASRRLGVARGTTQARLDRLRSRGVIRGFGPDVDPAALGYPVTAFATLEIKQGQGTDVRSHLARVPEVLELHTITGHGDMLCRLVARSNADLQRVIDLVVGFDGIVRASTAIVMENPVPLRIVPLVRQAAGGAPEGDRSGGSTGGPTGPPGR; encoded by the coding sequence ATGATCGATCAGCTCGACGGCCGGCTGCTGGAGCTGCTCGCGAACGAGCCGCGCATAGGCGTGCTGGAGGCCAGCCGCCGCCTCGGCGTCGCCCGCGGCACCACGCAGGCCCGCCTCGACCGACTGCGCTCCCGGGGCGTCATCCGCGGCTTCGGCCCGGACGTCGACCCGGCGGCTCTGGGCTACCCGGTGACCGCGTTCGCCACCCTGGAGATCAAGCAGGGCCAGGGCACGGACGTCCGCAGCCACCTCGCGCGGGTGCCGGAGGTGCTGGAGCTGCACACGATCACGGGCCACGGCGACATGCTGTGCCGGCTGGTGGCGCGGTCGAACGCCGACCTGCAGCGGGTGATCGACCTCGTCGTCGGCTTCGACGGCATCGTGCGGGCGTCGACGGCGATCGTGATGGAGAACCCGGTGCCGCTGCGGATCGTCCCGCTGGTGCGCCAGGCGGCTGGGGGCGCACCCGAGGGGGATCGGAGCGGGGGGAGCACCGGCGGGCCTACGGGCCCGCCGGGGCGGTGA
- a CDS encoding NAD(P)-binding domain-containing protein, with translation MRIGVLGTGNMAHALATHWVRAGHHVTIGGRDPRKAQHLASRLGAGTTAGGLRAAAESGQDVVLAALPFEAGAPVVRDLRAALDGKVLLDCANPVGPGFRLLTDGGPSAAQRLAAAAPGAHVVKAFNLCHEDVWRMRPPVFGGRPLAVPVCGDDEAALAPVRRLVRDVGCVPVAGGGLERAGLLEATAALFISLWVGEGADAQAIAPPLAYATGPAGPTGHQGSAVGTTP, from the coding sequence ATGAGAATCGGCGTACTCGGAACCGGCAACATGGCCCACGCCCTCGCCACCCACTGGGTGCGCGCCGGCCACCACGTCACCATCGGCGGGCGCGACCCCCGCAAAGCGCAGCACCTCGCCTCACGCCTCGGCGCCGGTACCACGGCCGGCGGCCTCCGCGCCGCCGCCGAGTCCGGCCAGGACGTCGTGCTTGCCGCCCTCCCCTTCGAGGCAGGCGCCCCCGTCGTACGGGACCTGCGCGCCGCCCTCGACGGCAAGGTGCTGCTCGACTGTGCCAACCCCGTCGGGCCCGGCTTCCGCCTCCTGACCGACGGCGGCCCCTCGGCCGCGCAGCGCCTCGCCGCGGCGGCGCCCGGGGCCCACGTGGTCAAAGCCTTCAACCTCTGCCACGAAGACGTGTGGCGCATGCGCCCGCCCGTCTTCGGCGGGCGCCCGCTGGCCGTGCCGGTCTGCGGCGACGACGAGGCGGCCCTCGCGCCCGTACGCCGGTTGGTACGGGACGTCGGCTGCGTACCCGTCGCCGGCGGCGGGCTCGAACGGGCCGGGCTCCTGGAAGCGACCGCCGCCCTGTTCATCTCCCTCTGGGTCGGTGAAGGCGCGGACGCGCAAGCGATTGCGCCACCCCTGGCCTACGCGACCGGGCCGGCCGGGCCGACCGGCCACCAGGGAAGCGCGGTCGGCACGACCCCGTAG
- a CDS encoding helix-turn-helix domain-containing protein, translating to MTTDAFLADCRARLAFDLLSNTWNAVVLWALRDGPRRPVDLRARIGGISSKVLTETLRRLQFNGLVERVEGRGPAAGRVEYGLTALGESLLAPIGAVGAWAFAHGDEVMAAQEAACEPGRRE from the coding sequence GTGACGACAGATGCCTTCCTCGCCGACTGCCGCGCCCGCCTCGCTTTCGACCTGCTCTCCAACACCTGGAACGCGGTGGTGCTGTGGGCGCTGCGCGACGGCCCGAGACGGCCGGTCGACCTGCGGGCACGGATCGGGGGGATCAGTTCGAAGGTGCTGACGGAGACGCTGCGGCGGCTGCAGTTCAACGGCCTGGTCGAACGGGTGGAGGGACGTGGGCCGGCGGCGGGGCGGGTGGAGTACGGGCTGACCGCGCTGGGGGAGAGCTTGCTGGCGCCGATCGGCGCGGTGGGGGCGTGGGCTTTCGCGCACGGGGACGAGGTGATGGCAGCCCAGGAGGCGGCGTGCGAACCGGGGCGGAGGGAGTAG
- a CDS encoding DUF397 domain-containing protein, with product MNELAWFKSSYSSVQGGDCIEIAPSPDTIHVRDSKDPHGPVLRFTPEAWTEFIALVVTPDRER from the coding sequence ATGAACGAGCTGGCCTGGTTCAAGTCGAGCTACAGCAGCGTGCAGGGCGGCGACTGCATCGAGATAGCCCCGTCCCCCGACACCATCCACGTACGGGACTCGAAGGACCCCCACGGGCCCGTACTCCGCTTCACCCCCGAAGCCTGGACCGAGTTCATCGCCCTGGTCGTCACTCCAGACCGGGAACGGTGA
- a CDS encoding DEAD/DEAH box helicase, which translates to MSTTSHHLSPAFPGRAPWGTAGKLRAWQEAAMDRYLQAQPRDFLAVATPGAGKTTFALTLASWLLHHHVVQQITVVAPTEHLKTQWAEAAARIGIRLDPEYSAGPVGKNYHGVAVTYAGVGVRPMLHRNRCEQRKTLVILDEIHHAGDSRSWGEACLEAFEPAARRLALTGTPFRSDTNPIPFVVYEEGNDGIRRSSADYTYGYGNALGDGVVRPVIFLSYSGNMRWRTKAGDEIAARLGEPMTKDATAQAWRTALDPRGDWMPNVLTAADRRLTEVRRGIPDAGGLVIASDQDSARAYAKLIKEITGHRATVVLSDDTGSSKRIDEFTESEDRWMVAVRMVSEGVDVPRLAVGVYATTISTPLFFAQAVGRFVRSRRRGETASVFLPTIPALLGFAHEMEVERDHVLDKPKPDGEEDPYAESEKELAEAEKQQDEDTGDQDELPFEALESDAVFDRVVYEGAEFGMQAHPGSEEEQDYLGIPGLLEPDQVQMLLQKRQARQIAHSRKKPAEDADLLELPADRRPVVTHRELMELRKELNSLVGAYVHQSGKPHGVIHTELRRVCGGPPSAEATPGQIRQRIAKVREWATRMK; encoded by the coding sequence GTGAGCACCACCTCTCATCACCTCTCACCGGCCTTCCCCGGCCGTGCCCCCTGGGGCACCGCCGGCAAGCTGCGTGCCTGGCAGGAAGCGGCCATGGACCGCTATCTCCAGGCCCAGCCCCGCGACTTCCTCGCCGTCGCCACCCCCGGCGCCGGCAAGACGACCTTCGCGCTCACCCTCGCGTCCTGGCTGCTGCACCACCACGTCGTCCAGCAGATCACCGTCGTCGCGCCCACCGAGCACCTCAAGACCCAGTGGGCCGAGGCCGCCGCCCGGATCGGCATCCGCCTCGACCCCGAGTACAGCGCCGGACCGGTCGGGAAGAACTACCACGGCGTCGCCGTCACCTACGCCGGCGTCGGCGTCCGGCCCATGCTGCACCGCAACCGCTGCGAGCAGCGCAAGACGCTCGTCATCCTCGACGAGATCCACCACGCCGGCGACTCCCGCTCCTGGGGCGAGGCGTGCCTGGAGGCGTTCGAGCCCGCGGCGCGCCGGCTCGCGCTCACCGGCACCCCGTTCCGCTCCGACACCAACCCCATCCCCTTCGTCGTCTACGAAGAGGGCAACGACGGCATCCGCCGCTCCTCCGCCGACTACACCTACGGCTACGGCAACGCCCTCGGCGACGGCGTCGTCCGCCCGGTCATCTTCCTCTCCTACAGCGGCAACATGCGCTGGCGCACCAAGGCCGGCGACGAGATCGCCGCCCGCCTCGGCGAGCCGATGACCAAGGACGCCACCGCCCAGGCCTGGCGCACCGCCCTCGACCCCCGCGGCGACTGGATGCCCAACGTCCTCACCGCCGCCGACCGCCGCCTCACCGAGGTCCGCCGCGGCATCCCCGACGCCGGCGGCCTCGTCATCGCCTCCGACCAGGACTCCGCCCGCGCCTACGCCAAGCTCATCAAGGAGATCACCGGCCACCGCGCCACCGTCGTCCTCTCCGACGACACGGGCTCGTCGAAGCGTATCGACGAGTTCACGGAGTCCGAGGACCGCTGGATGGTCGCGGTGCGGATGGTGTCGGAGGGCGTGGACGTGCCGCGGCTGGCGGTCGGGGTGTACGCGACGACGATCTCGACGCCGCTGTTCTTCGCGCAGGCGGTGGGCCGGTTCGTACGGTCGCGAAGGCGCGGCGAGACCGCGTCGGTGTTCCTGCCGACGATCCCCGCGCTGCTCGGCTTCGCCCACGAGATGGAGGTCGAGCGCGACCACGTCCTTGACAAGCCGAAGCCGGACGGCGAGGAGGACCCGTACGCCGAGAGCGAGAAGGAACTCGCCGAGGCGGAGAAGCAGCAGGACGAGGACACCGGCGACCAGGACGAACTGCCCTTCGAAGCGCTTGAATCGGACGCGGTCTTCGACCGGGTCGTCTACGAGGGCGCCGAGTTCGGCATGCAGGCCCACCCGGGCAGCGAGGAGGAGCAGGACTACCTCGGCATCCCCGGCCTGCTGGAGCCGGACCAGGTGCAGATGCTGCTCCAGAAGCGGCAGGCCCGCCAGATCGCGCACAGCAGGAAGAAGCCGGCGGAGGACGCGGACCTCCTGGAACTCCCCGCCGACCGGCGCCCGGTGGTCACCCACCGCGAGCTGATGGAGCTGCGCAAGGAGCTGAACTCCCTGGTCGGCGCGTACGTCCACCAGAGCGGCAAGCCGCACGGGGTGATCCACACCGAACTGCGCCGCGTCTGCGGCGGCCCGCCGAGCGCGGAGGCGACACCGGGGCAGATCCGGCAGCGGATAGCCAAGGTGCGGGAGTGGGCTACGCGGATGAAGTGA